In Colias croceus chromosome 19, ilColCroc2.1, the following are encoded in one genomic region:
- the LOC123700522 gene encoding lysosomal acid glucosylceramidase-like — protein sequence MEVISKLFALTLLSCVVYINTDKPCAPKQFPQKESIVCVCNATYCDDFIRQAPEEGSYVTYTSSKDGMRFKKEVRNFQNDGKSIFRNTLSQMYKSLRHIFIKVMPPNKNQTTKIKKKTHKQNGTCYDYLEIDPSTTYQTVEGFGSSVTDAAGMNWENLDPALRYEMIKSYFSEEGLEYNMVRVPIGGSDFSTHPYAYNELPEDDINLTNYTLAPEDFQLKIPMLHQILNLSADAVHIVGTVWSPPPWMKTNDAYTGFSRLKREYYQTYAEYHMKFIEKYEAENIPIWAITTTNEPVNGVFNLATFNTLGWTAGELGNWILNYLGPTLRNSTFNKVKILTCDDQRYSIPFFFNILIKEYPEAINYIDGIAVHYYGDKIIPASVLDIATRNHPDKFILATEACEGSMPWEEDVDLGSWGRANGYITDIMEDLNHHVVGWIDWNMCLNTQGGPNWVSNFVDSPIIISDDKQEFYKQPMFYAMGHFSKFIPRGSIRIEVTKNKSSCRKPIQHVAFLTPRNTTVVVLANRGNARSVKVTCQGDTMFVHMNEHSITSIEFVTKKGSNENSSLDISDFIPDF from the exons atggaagttatttcaaaattattcgCGCTGACTTTATTGTCATGTGTAGTTTATATAAACACAG ACAAACCGTGTGCACCAAAGCAGTTTCCACAAAAGGAGTCCATAGTGTGTGTATGTAATGCAACATATTGTGACGATTTCATCAGGCAGGCTCCTGAGGAAGGATCCTACGTTACTTATACATCTTCAAAG gaTGGAATGCGCTTCAAAAAAGAAGTACgaaattttcaaaatgacGGCAAGTCCATTTTTCGTAATACTTTATCACAAATGTACAAGTCCTTACgtcatatatttataaaagttatgcctcccaataaaaatcaaactacaaaaataaagaaaaaaactc ATAAACAAAATGGGACCTGTTACGACTATTTAGAAATTGATCCCAGTACAACCTATCAAACTGTAGAAGGCTTCGGAAGTTCTGTCACCGACGCTGCAGGGATGAATTGGGAAAACCTTGATCCAGCATTGCGCTATGAAATGATAAA GTCATATTTTAGTGAAGAAGGTCTCGAATACAATATGGTGAGGGTCCCAATCGGCGGGTCTGACTTCTCGACACACCCCTACGCTTACAATGAACTGCCTGAAGATGACATTAACCTTACTAACTACACTCTAGCACCAGAGGACTTCCAATTAAAG ATCCCAATGCTGCATCAAATTCTGAACCTATCAGCAGATGCAGTTCACATAGTTGGTACAGTCTGGTCTCCGCCACCCTGGATGAAGACGAACGATGCCTATACGGGGTTTAGTCGCTTGAAAAGGGAATACTATCAAACCTATGCGGAATATCACATGAa ATTCATAGAAAAATATGAAGCTGAGAATATTCCTATATGGGCAATAACAACCACAAATGAGCCTGTTAATGGAGTATTTAATTTAGCCACATTTAATACACTCGGCTGGACTGCTGGCGAATTG GGAAATTGGATACTTAACTATTTAGGACCAACATTGCGTAACTCGACGTTCaacaaagttaaaattttaacatgcGACGACCAGCGCTACTCCATTCCGTTCTTCTTTAATATA ctAATAAAAGAATACCCAGAAGCAATAAACTACATAGATGGGATCGCAGTACATTACTATGGAGATAAGATAATACCAGCGTCTGTATTGGATATCGCTACAAGGAATCATCCGGATAAATTCATTCTAGCCACTGAAGCCTGTGAAG GGTCAATGCCTTGGGAAGAAGATGTCGACCTTGGATCATGGGGCAGAGCAAATGGCTATATAACTGATATAATGGAG GATCTGAATCATCACGTCGTAGGCTGGATAGATTGGAACATGTGTTTAAACACGCAAGGAGGTCCAAATTGGGTGTCCAATTTCGTCGACTCCCCCATCATCATAAGCGACGATAAACAGGAGTTCTATAAACAACCGATGTTCTACGCTATGGGACATTTCTCCAAATTCATTCCCAGAGGCTCCattagaattgaagttacaaaaaataagtcTAGTTGTAGAAAACCTATCCAACATGTTGCGTTTTTGACTCCTAGGAATACGACTGTGGTGGTTCTTGCTAACAG AGGTAACGCGAGATCTGTAAAGGTCACATGTCAAGGAGATACAATGTTTGTACATATGAATGAACATTCTATTACTTCAATCGAATTTGTCACGAAGAAAGGATCCAATGAAAATAGCTCTTTAGATATATCAGATTTTATACCCGATTTTTGA